One genomic segment of Synchiropus splendidus isolate RoL2022-P1 chromosome 16, RoL_Sspl_1.0, whole genome shotgun sequence includes these proteins:
- the timm9 gene encoding mitochondrial import inner membrane translocase subunit Tim9 — translation MAVQVSETEQIKQFKEFLGTYNKVTESCFMDCIRDFTSREVKADESSCSENCLQKYLKMTQRISMRFQEYHIQQNEALAAKAGLLAPPR, via the exons ATGGCGGTCCAGGTGTCAGAGACGGAGCAGATCAAACAG TTTAAAGAGTTTCTGGGGACGTACAACAAAGTGACGGAGAGCTGCTTCATGGACTGCATCAGGGATTTCACCAGCCGGGAGGTGAAGGCAGACGAG TCCAGCTGCTCGGAGAACTGCCTGCAGAAGTACCTGAAGATGACGCAGCGGATCTCCATGCGCTTCCAGGAGTATCACATCCAGCAGAACGAGGCGCTGGCAGCCAAGGCCGGACTCCTGGCTCCGCCCAGATGA
- the zgc:109986 gene encoding uncharacterized protein zgc:109986: protein MNYGEAKLELQQLLGRVSPAELPKLLDWVRTSEELDDLVTDNGKVILQSIADDLRAHLPLDAMLPSEASARAQMQRRPRPTVHVDAFLYDDEQVDSLCDGGKMSRSYCLRCGSNETAPLDFISHSFSVAELRFLFQSVLPDLSGRTLVDVGSRLGAVLYGGYVYSSASTLVGLEISEEFVHLQREVVNKYQMGARVQVVHSDVCLQGALLQEAHVLVMNNVFEYFLEPAEQVRCWRFIMERFRRTGSLLLTVPSLQESLAQVQEALPPDWVEELPVDHGVDTAHEADASALKEIHLYRVL from the exons ATGAACTACGGTGAAGCGAAGCTCgaactgcagcagctcctgggGCGCGTGAGTCCAGCTGAACTCCCCAAACTCCTGGACTGGGTCCGAACCTCAG AGGAGCTGGACGATCTCGTGACGGACAACGGAAAAGTGATTCTTCAGAGTATCGCTGATGACCTGCGCGCTCACCTTCCGCTGGACGCCATGTTGCCCTCAGAGGCCAGTGCACGAGCCCAG ATGCAGCGGCGTCCACGACCCACCGTCCACGTGGACGCCTTCCTGTACGACGACGAGCAGGTGGATTCGCTGTGCGACGGCGGGAAGATGAGTCGCTCCTACTGTCTGAGGTGTGGCTCCAACGAGACGGCGCCTCTGG ACTTCATCTCACACTCCTTCTCCGTCGCTGAGCTGCGCTTCCTGTTCCAGAGCGTCTTGCCGGACCTGAGCGGCCGGACGTTGGTGGATGTGGGCTCCAGACTTGGGGCTGTACTGTATGGG GGTTATGTCTACAGTTCGGCCTCCACCCTGGTGGGACTGGAGATCAGCGAGGAGTTtgtccatctgcagagggaagtGGTCAACAAATACCAGATGGGCGCCAGAGTCCAG GTCGTCCACTCTGACGTCTGTCTGCAAGGTGCACTGCTGCAGGAAGCCCACGTTCTGGTCATGAACAACGTCTTCGAGTACTTCCTGGAGCCGGCGGAGCAAGTCAG GTGCTGGAGGTTCATCATGGAGAGGTTTCGAAGGACGGGCTCGCTGCTGCTGACCGTCCCCAGTCTGCAGGAGAGCCTAGCCCAGGTGCAG GAGGCGCTGCCTCCCGACTGGGTGGAGGAGCTTCCGGTGGATCACGGCGTCGACACGGCTCACGAGGCAGACGCCAGCGCTCTGAAGGAGATCCACCTCTACAGGGTCCTCTGA
- the baz1a gene encoding bromodomain adjacent to zinc finger domain protein 1A: MPLLHRKPFVRQKPPADLRPDEEVFLCKITHEIFRTYDEFFERTILCNSLVWSCALTGRSALTYLEAVESERRARQSLQNYPPNLLQPLLHLATLSNRCRLSELCEDVYVFVKDRFFPGEVVDVTLRGGTRQACEVVQVIPPKGSLLTNGHGKSTEHDTIVISDSEDEHDDFLSSPVMVNGKKKKPLNPSAFKYSVKMSDLSEPVTVGAKQITRKKTLMSRERLKLLFKQHCECVNGMVSVKASTVAKYGLSQQTFTHFFPEEPPLFPSKPSSLSSPGQSRLAAEEKMRLQQQREEMAAAGHERAQSKKGKEEARRKEREDREKQKEEQRRCFEEEKLKKREEQRRWFEEEKQKRREDKERRKLEKEQEREKLKEEKRKYAERLKLWNKPREDLECEDLKELPSPSPVRTRLPAQHFGEALMVLEFLQAFGDVFDLKDEFPEGVSLETLEEALVGSDPEGPLCEMLFFFLSAIFQALDEEREEVAKEAEEIVEPLDDTTDPTDRALSAVASLAAAWPQLHQGSSLKQLDLDSCTLTEILRLHILASGADCNLGNANFRYRKQGGFTLMDDPCVQLRLAEPALMKRLSSSAVYDLSAGEKLRILQALIGKLLTLASSRDLIEDCVEEQRAARQELREIRSEQHRREREEAAYRVRLRKEERLREQEQRMKDKEEKLKEQELGGKAPGNADDAEQQSLSNISKERDEQPPSESGAGLGPPASLTPAELEAEQEKVRELQERIQKAASCTCLLPLGRDRMYRRYWLLPSAAALFVEEDSFGLTEDMLQPRPKPAMDTTAQMEDGDLPKDEVAEGSAGSSPAPQHSHSAPVNRPNQWSFYSSLEEVDQLIEALNPRGHRESSLREALLQERDRLQQLLPSCDRSKYRHSDDPESSRSVPECTAAAETVMERRLCDLLLDIEDRVHQGSLGTLKVMDRQLWRSALEAGNYERLCSVGQQLGQDHSMEVDGHVTAKDSTAPGSGSTTPLVLNSVVGPLAQALAHVEHGIERRFLKAPLGDDDSKKEVKKKSNKKKEDGSCDDGGDSARAVKTVLDRWRESLLSCSSLSQVFVHLSTLERSILWARSVLNARCRICRRKGDADNMLLCDGCDRGHHTHCLRPRLKVIPDGDWFCPDCRPKQRSSHFSSRKRAYVEEDEDEEDEDAEAEEEEESEEEEESEDYEDEESVEDRVVSKKGQTPPSKSRSRPAPPTKRKGQPTPPPPPPPPKGKGQSGTPKTKKAADFKTPTPTKSSGKKTPPSKAPSSSGKAPTRASSRNSTSSLGLPAPSSNTPDSQDSRRRTGREDSPRSSGPKPVLPSSSSSSSRRSSGRNHGVHELSACEHLIVDLVRHDDSWPFMKLVSRTQVPDYYDIITKPIALSTIREKVNNCEYQTADEFVSDVDLMFSNCLQYNPRHTSEAKAGQRLQHFFHSQLSRLGLAPPAKRPRT; this comes from the exons ATGCCGCTTCTCCACCGAAAACCGTTCGTCCGACAGAAACCTCCGGCGGACCTGCGGCCGGATGAGGAGGTCTTCCTCTGCAAGATCACCCACGAGATCTTCCGCACTTACGA TGAATTCTTTGAGAGGACCATCTTGTGCAACAGCCTGGTGTGGAGCTGCGCTCTGACGGGCCGGTCGGCCCTCACCTACCTGGAGGCGGTGGAGAGCGAGCGGCGAGCGCGACAGAGTCTCCAGAACTACCCTCCCAACCTGCTGCAGCCGCTGCTGCACCTGGCCACCCTCAGCAACCGCTGCCGGCTCTCTGAGCTCTGCGAGGACGTCTACGTGTTTGTCAAGGATCGCTTCTTCCCCGGGGAGGTGGTGGACGTGACCCTGCGCGGCGGCACCAG GCAGGCGTGCGAGGTCGTGCAGGTCATCCCTCCCAAAGGCTCGCTGCTGACCAATGGCCACGGCAAGTCGACGGAGCACGACACCATCGTCATCAGCGACAGTGAGGACGAGCACGATGACTTCCTCAGTTCTCCGGTTATGGTCAACGG gaagaagaaaaaacccCTGAATCCTTCTGCCTTCAAGTACTCGGTCAAGATGAGTGACCTCAGCGAGCCCGTCACCGTCGGCGCCAAGCAGATCAC TCGGAAGAAAACCCTGATGTCCAGAGAACGACTCAAGTTGCTCTTCAAGCAGCACTGCGAGTGTGTCAACGGGATGGTGTCCGTCAAG GCGTCCACCGTGGCCAAGTACGGTCTGTCCCAGCAAACCTTCACCCACTTCTTCCCCGAGGAGCCGCCGCTGTTTCCGTCCAAGCCCTCCAGCTTGAGTTCCCCGGGACAG TCGCGTTTGGCCGCCGAGGAGAAGatgaggctgcagcagcagcgcgaGGAGATGGCCGCCGCCGGCCACGAGCGCGCTCAGTCAAAGAAGGGCAAGGAGGAGGCTCGCCGCAAGGAGAGAGAGGACAGGgagaagcagaaggaggagcagagaaggtgcttcgaggaggagaagctgaagaaacgggaggagcagaggagatggtttgaggaggaaaagcagaagaggagagaggataAGGAGCGCaggaagctggagaaggagcaA GAGCGAGAGAAGTTGAAGGAGGAGAAAAGGAAGTACGCCGAACGTCTCAAACTGTGGAACAAGCCCAGAGAGGACTTGGAGTGTGAGGATCTGAAG GAGCTGCCGAGCCCAAGCCCCGTCAGGACTCGCCTTCCTGCCCAGCATTTTGGAGAAGCTTTGATGGTGCTGGAGTTCCTGCAGGCCTTCGGCGACGTCTTTGACCTGAAGGACGAGTTTCCTGAAGGAGTCTCTCTGG AGACCCTGGAGGAGGCCCTGGTGGGTTCTGACCCAGAAGGTCCTCTGTGTGAgatgctcttcttcttcctgtccgCCATCTTTCAGGCTCTTGATGAAGAGCGGGAGGAGGTGGCCAAAGAGGCTGAAG AGATCGTGGAGCCCCTGGATGACACCACGGACCCCACTGACCGTGCGCTCAGCGCCGTGGCCTCCCTGGCCGCCGCCTGGCCGCAGCTGCACCAGGGCAGCTCTCTCAAGCAGCTGGACCTGGACAGCTGCACGCTGACGGAAATCCTGCGCCTCCACATCCTGGCGTCCGGCGCCGACTGCAACCTGGGCAACGCCAACTTCCGCTACCGCAAACAGGGAGGCTTCACGCTGATGGACGACCCGTGCGTGCAGCTGCGGCTGGCGGAGCCCGCGCTGATGAAGAGGCTGTCCAGCAGCGCCGTCTACGACTTGTCTGCAG GGGAGAAGCTGCGGATCCTTCAGGCCCTCATCGGGAAGCTGCTGACCCTGGCGTCCAGCAGGGACCTGATCGAGGactgtgtggaggagcagcgggcAGCACGGCAGGAGCTGCGCGAGATCCGCTCAGAGCAGCATCGGCGGGAAAGAGAGGAGGCGGCGTACAG AGTGCGGCTGCGTAAAGAGGAGCGCTTACGGGAGCAAGAGCAGCGGATGAAGGACAAggaagagaagctgaaggagcAGGAGCTCGGTGGAAAAGCACCGGG CAATGCTGACGACGCTGAGCAGCAGAGTTTGTCCAACATCTCCAAAG AGAGGGACGAGCAGCCGCCCTCGGAGTCCGGCGCTGGGCTGGGTCCTCCCGCAAGCCTGACTCCTGCAGAGCTGGAGGCCGAGCAGGAGAAG GTTCGAGAGCTTCAGGAGCGAATCCAGAAGGCCGCCTCCTGCACCTGCCTGCTGCCGCTGGGCAGAGACCGCATGTACCGCCGCTACTGGCTGCTTCCCTCCGCCGCCGCTCTCTTTGTGGAGGAGGACAGCTTCGGCCTCACGGAGGACATGCTCCAGCCCCGGCCCAAGCCGGCCATGGACACCACGGCGCAGATGGAGGACGGAGACCTGCCCAAGGACGAGgtggcggaagggag CGCTGGCTCCAGCCCCGCCCCCCAGCACTCCCACAGCGCGCCTGTCAATCGTCCCAACCAGTGGTCCTTCTACAGCTCCCTGGAGGAGGTGGATCAGCTGATCGAGGCTTTGAACCCACGAGGTCATCGAGAGAGCAGCCTGAGGGAGGCGCTGTTGCAGGAGAGGGAccgcctgcagcagctcctgccatcATGTGACCGCAGCAAGTACAGGCACTCGG atGACCCGGAATCGTCCCGCTCCGTCCCAGAGTGCACTGCTGCAGCCGAGACGGTGATGGAGAGGAGGTTGtgtgacctgctgctggacaTTGAGGATCGTGTCCATCAAGGATCTCTGGGAACTCTGAAG GTGATGGACAGGCAGCTGTGGCGCTCTGCTCTGGAGGCGGGGAACTATGAGCGACTGTGCTCCGTCGGGCAGCAGCTGGGACAGGACCACTCCATGGAGGTGGATGGTCACGTGACGGCGAAGGACAG CACGGCGCCGGGCAGTGGCAGCACCACGCCGCTGGTCCTGAACAGCGTGGTGGGACCCTTGGCTCAGGCACTGGCTCATGTCGAACACGGCATCGAGAGGCGTTTCCTCAAGGCTCCGCTGG GCGACGACGATTcaaagaaagaggtgaagaagaagagcaacaagaagaaggaggacgGCTCGTGTGACG ATGGCGGCGACTCGGCCCGCGCAGTAAAGACGGTGCTGGACCGGTGGAGGGAGTCCCTGCTGTCGTGCTCCAGTCTGTCTCAG GTGTTCGTCCACCTGTCCACGCTGGAGCGCAGCATCCTCTGGGCACGCTCCGTCCTCAACGCTCGCTGCCGCATCTGCCGCCGCAAGGGCGACGCCGACAACATGCTGCTGTGTGACGGCTGCGACCGCGGCCACCACACTCACTGCCTGAGGCCCCGACTCAAG GTCATCCCAGATGGAGACTGGTTCTGTCCCGACTGCCGACCCAAGCAGAGGTCCAGCCACTTCTCCTCCCGGAAGCGTGCTtatgtggaggaggatgaggacgaagaggatgaggacgcagaggcagaggaggaagaggagtctgaggaagaggaggagtctGAAGATTATGAGGATGAAGAGTCGGTGGAGGACAGAGTTGTGAG TAAAAAGGGGCAGACTCCACCCTCCAAAAGTCGAAGCCGCCCAGCTCCGCCCACCAAAAGGAAAGGCCAaccaactcctcctcctcctcctcctcctcccaaggGCAAAGGTCAGAGTGGTACACCCAAGACGAAGAAAGCTGCAGACTTCAAAACCCCCACGCCCACCAA GTCCTCAGGGAAGAAAACACCTCCATCCAAGGCTCCGTCCTCTTCCGGCAAAGCTCCCACCCGCGCCAGCTCTCGGAACAGTACCTCCAGCCTGGGGCTCCCGGCTCCCTCCAGCAACACTCCAGACAGTCAAGACTCACGGAGGCGAACAGGGAGAG AGGATTCTCCACGATCCAGTGGCCCCAAACCTGTCCTCccgtcctcgtcctcctcatccagcCGACGCTCCTCCGGCAGGAACCACGGCGTCCACGAGCTGTCGGCATGCGAACACCTCATCGTGGATCTTGTTCGGCACGACGACAGCTGGCCCTTCATGAAGCTGGTGTCCAGGACTCAG GTCCCGGACTACTACGACATCATCACCAAGCCGATCGCGCTCAGCACCATCAGGGAGAAAGTCAACAATTGTGAATACCAGACGGCAG ACGAGTTTGTTTCCGACGTGGACCTGATGTTCTCCAACTGCCTGCAGTACAACCCGCGCCACACCAGCGAGGCCAAGGCCGGCCAGCGGCTGCAGCACTTCTTCCACtcgcagctcagcagactggGCCTGGCGCCGCCCGCCAAGCGCCCGCGCACCTGA
- the cfl2 gene encoding cofilin-2 translates to MASGVTVNDEVIRVFNDMKVRKSSTQDEVKKRKKGVLFCLSEDKKKIIVEEGKQILVGDIGETVDDPYACFVKLLPPNDCRYGLYDATYETKESKKEDLVFIFWAPESAPLKSKMIYASSKDAIKKKFTGIKHEWQVNGLDDIQDRTTLAEKLGGNVVVSLEGKPL, encoded by the exons ATG GCGTCAGGAGTAACAGTCAACGACGAGGTCATCCGAGTGTTCAACGACATGAAGGTGAGGAAGTCCTCCACTCAGGacgaggtgaagaagaggaagaagggcgTGCTCTTCTGCCTGAGCgaggacaagaagaagatcATCGTGGAGGAGGGGAAGCAGATTTTGGTGGGCGACATCGGCGAGACCGTGGACGACCCCTACGCCTGTTTTGTGAAGCTCCTCCCCCCCAACGACTGTAGATACGGTCTGTATGACGCCACGTACGAGACCAAAGAGTCCAAGAAGGAGGACCTGGTCTTCATCTTCTG GGCTCCAGAGAGTGCTCCGCTCAAGAGCAAGATGATCTACGCCAGCTCTAAGGACGCGATCAAGAAGAAGTTTACAG GTATCAAACACGAGTGGCAGGTCAACGGCCTGGACGACATCCAGGACCGCACCACGCTGGCCGAGAAGCTGGGAGGGAACGTGGTGGTGTCCCTGGAGGGCAAGCCCCTGTGA